From Callithrix jacchus isolate 240 chromosome 3, calJac240_pri, whole genome shotgun sequence, a single genomic window includes:
- the LOC100391669 gene encoding uncharacterized protein LOC100391669 isoform X2, with protein MTVVSCQGTGGNHSGRVLGLLPYGACTRVLSAMSCIAGTDTWIVICVQAHGVALGSKHSEPPSLSSEGAGTDQSSYLPQRLFLMHILPKNVPSCGLGLPVTVTSPLSFCGPAVPPCHKAVPAQHGAPLSDRHFPGGWHPHVVPVEGPVRLHRHHLELQLPAGLVRRLPQLAGTADWLRPGVKQEVRAVRLLRPLWNHSSADDCLQHFMGLEVFDEEPGPGRRPVAAPSRISF; from the exons ATGACTGTAGTTTCCTGCCAAGGCACTGGAGGAAATCACAGTGGCAGAGTGTTAGGGCTGCTGCCCTATGGGGCCTGCACCAGAGTGCTCAGTGCTATGTCATGCATCGCTGGGACTGATACTTGGATTGTCATCTGTGTCCAGGCTCATGGGGTAGCACTCGGGAGCAAGCACTCAGAGCCCCCTAGTCTGTCCTCAGAAGGGGCCGGGACTGACCAAAGCTCTTACCTTCCACAGCGTCTGTTCCTCATGCACATCCTGCCCAAGAATGTGCCCAGCTGCGGTCTGGGGCTCCCTGTCACAGTCACCTCACCTTTGAGTTTCTGTGGCCCTGCAGTTCCTCCGTGTCATAAAGCAgtacctgcccaacatggtgcgCCTCTATCTGATCGGCACTTTCCTGGAGGATGGCATCCGCATGTGGTTCCAGTGGAGGGGCCAGTGCGGCTACATCGACACCACCTGGAACTGCAGCTACCTGCTGGCCTCGTCCGTCGTCTTCCTCAACTTGCTGGGACAGCTGA CTGGCTGCGTCCTGGTGTTAAACAGGAAGTTCGTGCAGTACGTCTGCTTCGGCCTCTTTGGAATCATAGCTCTGCAG ACGATTGCCTACAGCATTTTATGGGACTTGAAGTTTTTGATGAG GAACCTGGCCCTGGGAGGAGGCCTGTTGCTGCTCCTAGCAGAATCTCATTTTGA
- the LOC100391669 gene encoding uncharacterized protein LOC100391669 isoform X5, translating into MVRLYLIGTFLEDGIRMWFQWRGQCGYIDTTWNCSYLLASSVVFLNLLGQLTGCVLVLNRKFVQYVCFGLFGIIALQTIAYSILWDLKFLMRRGDSGSEWRTWLPTGTQLVNTEAVTWFCMCSDRWVWRKGSKGLPLWAPRSPCTWSDRNTGLDRYLGSGCEPALPRRLHAAAPGCATLPRGCCCAAGGASGCPGARV; encoded by the exons atggtgcgCCTCTATCTGATCGGCACTTTCCTGGAGGATGGCATCCGCATGTGGTTCCAGTGGAGGGGCCAGTGCGGCTACATCGACACCACCTGGAACTGCAGCTACCTGCTGGCCTCGTCCGTCGTCTTCCTCAACTTGCTGGGACAGCTGA CTGGCTGCGTCCTGGTGTTAAACAGGAAGTTCGTGCAGTACGTCTGCTTCGGCCTCTTTGGAATCATAGCTCTGCAG ACGATTGCCTACAGCATTTTATGGGACTTGAAGTTTTTGATGAG GCGTGGGGACTCAGGGTCTGAGTGGAGGACATGGCTGCCCACAGGGACCCAGCTGGTCAACACTGAAGCTGTGACTTGGTTCTGCATGTGTTCAG ATCGCTGGGTTTGGAGAAAGGGAAGTAAGGGCCTTCCTCTATGGGCACCAAGGTCTCCCTGCACCTGGTCTGACAG GAACACTGGTCTTGATCGTTATCTTGGCAGTGGATGTGAACCTGCGCTCCCACGGAGGCTACATGCTGCTGCGCCTGGCTGTGCTACTCTGCCACGAGGATGCTGTTGTGCTGCTGGTGGTGCGTCTGGGTGCCCAGGTGCACGTGTGTGA
- the LOC100391669 gene encoding uncharacterized protein LOC100391669 isoform X9, translated as MRRLRLFLMHILPKNVPSCGLGLPVTVTSPLSFCGPAVPPCHKAVPAQHGAPLSDRHFPGGWHPHVVPVEGPVRLHRHHLELQLPAGLVRRLPQLAGTADWLRPGVKQEVRAVRLLRPLWNHSSADDCLQHFMGLEVFDEEPGPGRRPVAAPSRISF; from the exons CGTCTGTTCCTCATGCACATCCTGCCCAAGAATGTGCCCAGCTGCGGTCTGGGGCTCCCTGTCACAGTCACCTCACCTTTGAGTTTCTGTGGCCCTGCAGTTCCTCCGTGTCATAAAGCAgtacctgcccaacatggtgcgCCTCTATCTGATCGGCACTTTCCTGGAGGATGGCATCCGCATGTGGTTCCAGTGGAGGGGCCAGTGCGGCTACATCGACACCACCTGGAACTGCAGCTACCTGCTGGCCTCGTCCGTCGTCTTCCTCAACTTGCTGGGACAGCTGA CTGGCTGCGTCCTGGTGTTAAACAGGAAGTTCGTGCAGTACGTCTGCTTCGGCCTCTTTGGAATCATAGCTCTGCAG ACGATTGCCTACAGCATTTTATGGGACTTGAAGTTTTTGATGAG GAACCTGGCCCTGGGAGGAGGCCTGTTGCTGCTCCTAGCAGAATCTCATTTTGA
- the LOC100391669 gene encoding uncharacterized protein LOC100391669 isoform X7, with amino-acid sequence MDNFTEIIKTAKRLFLMHILPKNVPSCGLGLPVTVTSPLSFCGPAVPPCHKAVPAQHGAPLSDRHFPGGWHPHVVPVEGPVRLHRHHLELQLPAGLVRRLPQLAGTADWLRPGVKQEVRAVRLLRPLWNHSSADDCLQHFMGLEVFDEEPGPGRRPVAAPSRISF; translated from the exons CGTCTGTTCCTCATGCACATCCTGCCCAAGAATGTGCCCAGCTGCGGTCTGGGGCTCCCTGTCACAGTCACCTCACCTTTGAGTTTCTGTGGCCCTGCAGTTCCTCCGTGTCATAAAGCAgtacctgcccaacatggtgcgCCTCTATCTGATCGGCACTTTCCTGGAGGATGGCATCCGCATGTGGTTCCAGTGGAGGGGCCAGTGCGGCTACATCGACACCACCTGGAACTGCAGCTACCTGCTGGCCTCGTCCGTCGTCTTCCTCAACTTGCTGGGACAGCTGA CTGGCTGCGTCCTGGTGTTAAACAGGAAGTTCGTGCAGTACGTCTGCTTCGGCCTCTTTGGAATCATAGCTCTGCAG ACGATTGCCTACAGCATTTTATGGGACTTGAAGTTTTTGATGAG GAACCTGGCCCTGGGAGGAGGCCTGTTGCTGCTCCTAGCAGAATCTCATTTTGA
- the LOC100391669 gene encoding uncharacterized protein LOC100391669 isoform X10 produces MHILPKNVPSCGLGLPVTVTSPLSFCGPAVPPCHKAVPAQHGAPLSDRHFPGGWHPHVVPVEGPVRLHRHHLELQLPAGLVRRLPQLAGTADWLRPGVKQEVRAVRLLRPLWNHSSADDCLQHFMGLEVFDEEPGPGRRPVAAPSRISF; encoded by the exons ATGCACATCCTGCCCAAGAATGTGCCCAGCTGCGGTCTGGGGCTCCCTGTCACAGTCACCTCACCTTTGAGTTTCTGTGGCCCTGCAGTTCCTCCGTGTCATAAAGCAgtacctgcccaacatggtgcgCCTCTATCTGATCGGCACTTTCCTGGAGGATGGCATCCGCATGTGGTTCCAGTGGAGGGGCCAGTGCGGCTACATCGACACCACCTGGAACTGCAGCTACCTGCTGGCCTCGTCCGTCGTCTTCCTCAACTTGCTGGGACAGCTGA CTGGCTGCGTCCTGGTGTTAAACAGGAAGTTCGTGCAGTACGTCTGCTTCGGCCTCTTTGGAATCATAGCTCTGCAG ACGATTGCCTACAGCATTTTATGGGACTTGAAGTTTTTGATGAG GAACCTGGCCCTGGGAGGAGGCCTGTTGCTGCTCCTAGCAGAATCTCATTTTGA
- the LOC100391669 gene encoding surfeit locus protein 4 isoform X8, whose amino-acid sequence MDNFTEIIKTAKFLRVIKQYLPNMVRLYLIGTFLEDGIRMWFQWRGQCGYIDTTWNCSYLLASSVVFLNLLGQLTGCVLVLNRKFVQYVCFGLFGIIALQTIAYSILWDLKFLMRRGDSGSEWRTWLPTGTQLVNTEAVTWFCMCSGSPSLSSCKDTSVS is encoded by the exons TTCCTCCGTGTCATAAAGCAgtacctgcccaacatggtgcgCCTCTATCTGATCGGCACTTTCCTGGAGGATGGCATCCGCATGTGGTTCCAGTGGAGGGGCCAGTGCGGCTACATCGACACCACCTGGAACTGCAGCTACCTGCTGGCCTCGTCCGTCGTCTTCCTCAACTTGCTGGGACAGCTGA CTGGCTGCGTCCTGGTGTTAAACAGGAAGTTCGTGCAGTACGTCTGCTTCGGCCTCTTTGGAATCATAGCTCTGCAG ACGATTGCCTACAGCATTTTATGGGACTTGAAGTTTTTGATGAG GCGTGGGGACTCAGGGTCTGAGTGGAGGACATGGCTGCCCACAGGGACCCAGCTGGTCAACACTGAAGCTGTGACTTGGTTCTGCATGTGTTCAGGTAGCCCATCGCTGTCAAGTTGTAAAGATACCTCTGTCTCTTGA
- the LOC100391669 gene encoding uncharacterized protein LOC100391669 isoform X4 — protein MDNFTEIIKTAKFLRVIKQYLPNMVRLYLIGTFLEDGIRMWFQWRGQCGYIDTTWNCSYLLASSVVFLNLLGQLTGCVLVLNRKFVQYVCFGLFGIIALQTIAYSILWDLKFLMRRGDSGSEWRTWLPTGTQLVNTEAVTWFCMCSDRWVWRKGSKGLPLWAPRSPCTWSDRNTGLDRYLGSGCEPALPRRLHAAAPGCATLPRGCCCAAGGASGCPGARV, from the exons TTCCTCCGTGTCATAAAGCAgtacctgcccaacatggtgcgCCTCTATCTGATCGGCACTTTCCTGGAGGATGGCATCCGCATGTGGTTCCAGTGGAGGGGCCAGTGCGGCTACATCGACACCACCTGGAACTGCAGCTACCTGCTGGCCTCGTCCGTCGTCTTCCTCAACTTGCTGGGACAGCTGA CTGGCTGCGTCCTGGTGTTAAACAGGAAGTTCGTGCAGTACGTCTGCTTCGGCCTCTTTGGAATCATAGCTCTGCAG ACGATTGCCTACAGCATTTTATGGGACTTGAAGTTTTTGATGAG GCGTGGGGACTCAGGGTCTGAGTGGAGGACATGGCTGCCCACAGGGACCCAGCTGGTCAACACTGAAGCTGTGACTTGGTTCTGCATGTGTTCAG ATCGCTGGGTTTGGAGAAAGGGAAGTAAGGGCCTTCCTCTATGGGCACCAAGGTCTCCCTGCACCTGGTCTGACAG GAACACTGGTCTTGATCGTTATCTTGGCAGTGGATGTGAACCTGCGCTCCCACGGAGGCTACATGCTGCTGCGCCTGGCTGTGCTACTCTGCCACGAGGATGCTGTTGTGCTGCTGGTGGTGCGTCTGGGTGCCCAGGTGCACGTGTGTGA
- the LOC100391669 gene encoding surfeit locus protein 4 isoform X6: MDNFTEIIKTAKFLRVIKQYLPNMVRLYLIGTFLEDGIRMWFQWRGQCGYIDTTWNCSYLLASSVVFLNLLGQLTGCVLVLNRKFVQYVCFGLFGIIALQTIAYSILWDLKFLMRNLALGGGLLLLLAESHFEGKSMFAGVPTVRESSPKQYMQLGGRVLLVLKFMTLLHFDASFFSIFLFA; this comes from the exons TTCCTCCGTGTCATAAAGCAgtacctgcccaacatggtgcgCCTCTATCTGATCGGCACTTTCCTGGAGGATGGCATCCGCATGTGGTTCCAGTGGAGGGGCCAGTGCGGCTACATCGACACCACCTGGAACTGCAGCTACCTGCTGGCCTCGTCCGTCGTCTTCCTCAACTTGCTGGGACAGCTGA CTGGCTGCGTCCTGGTGTTAAACAGGAAGTTCGTGCAGTACGTCTGCTTCGGCCTCTTTGGAATCATAGCTCTGCAG ACGATTGCCTACAGCATTTTATGGGACTTGAAGTTTTTGATGAG GAACCTGGCCCTGGGAGGAGGCCTGTTGCTGCTCCTAGCAGAATCTCATTTTGAAGGGAAGAGCATGTTTGCGGGCGTCCCCACCGTGCGTGAGAGCTCCCCCAAACAATACATGCAGcttggaggcagggtcttgctggtTCTGAAGTTCATGACCCTCCTTCACTTTGACGCCAGcttcttttctatatttctgtttgCCTGA
- the LOC100391669 gene encoding uncharacterized protein LOC100391669 isoform X3 encodes MVRLYLIGTFLEDGIRMWFQWRGQCGYIDTTWNCSYLLASSVVFLNLLGQLTGCVLVLNRKFVQYVCFGLFGIIALQTIAYSILWDLKFLMRRGDSGSEWRTWLPTGTQLVNTEAVTWFCMCSGTLVLIVILAVDVNLRSHGGYMLLRLAVLLCHEDAVVLLVVRLGAQVHVCDHSGCRAYQYLRPSSSYMLRRLLGDPGLPGTMELDVYSGGSGSLAAGCPV; translated from the exons atggtgcgCCTCTATCTGATCGGCACTTTCCTGGAGGATGGCATCCGCATGTGGTTCCAGTGGAGGGGCCAGTGCGGCTACATCGACACCACCTGGAACTGCAGCTACCTGCTGGCCTCGTCCGTCGTCTTCCTCAACTTGCTGGGACAGCTGA CTGGCTGCGTCCTGGTGTTAAACAGGAAGTTCGTGCAGTACGTCTGCTTCGGCCTCTTTGGAATCATAGCTCTGCAG ACGATTGCCTACAGCATTTTATGGGACTTGAAGTTTTTGATGAG GCGTGGGGACTCAGGGTCTGAGTGGAGGACATGGCTGCCCACAGGGACCCAGCTGGTCAACACTGAAGCTGTGACTTGGTTCTGCATGTGTTCAG GAACACTGGTCTTGATCGTTATCTTGGCAGTGGATGTGAACCTGCGCTCCCACGGAGGCTACATGCTGCTGCGCCTGGCTGTGCTACTCTGCCACGAGGATGCTGTTGTGCTGCTGGTGGTGCGTCTGGGTGCCCAGGTGCACGTGTGTGACCACAGCGGGTGTCGCGCTTACCAGTACCTGAGGCCCAGCTCTTCGTACATGCTGCGCCGCCTACTTGGCGATCCAGGCCTGCCAGGCACCATGGAGCTAGATGTGTACAGTGGTGGAAGTGGCAGTCTTGCTGCCGGGTGCCCAGTGTAG
- the LOC100391669 gene encoding uncharacterized protein LOC100391669 isoform X1, which translates to MDNFTEIIKTAKFLRVIKQYLPNMVRLYLIGTFLEDGIRMWFQWRGQCGYIDTTWNCSYLLASSVVFLNLLGQLTGCVLVLNRKFVQYVCFGLFGIIALQTIAYSILWDLKFLMRRGDSGSEWRTWLPTGTQLVNTEAVTWFCMCSGTLVLIVILAVDVNLRSHGGYMLLRLAVLLCHEDAVVLLVVRLGAQVHVCDHSGCRAYQYLRPSSSYMLRRLLGDPGLPGTMELDVYSGGSGSLAAGCPV; encoded by the exons TTCCTCCGTGTCATAAAGCAgtacctgcccaacatggtgcgCCTCTATCTGATCGGCACTTTCCTGGAGGATGGCATCCGCATGTGGTTCCAGTGGAGGGGCCAGTGCGGCTACATCGACACCACCTGGAACTGCAGCTACCTGCTGGCCTCGTCCGTCGTCTTCCTCAACTTGCTGGGACAGCTGA CTGGCTGCGTCCTGGTGTTAAACAGGAAGTTCGTGCAGTACGTCTGCTTCGGCCTCTTTGGAATCATAGCTCTGCAG ACGATTGCCTACAGCATTTTATGGGACTTGAAGTTTTTGATGAG GCGTGGGGACTCAGGGTCTGAGTGGAGGACATGGCTGCCCACAGGGACCCAGCTGGTCAACACTGAAGCTGTGACTTGGTTCTGCATGTGTTCAG GAACACTGGTCTTGATCGTTATCTTGGCAGTGGATGTGAACCTGCGCTCCCACGGAGGCTACATGCTGCTGCGCCTGGCTGTGCTACTCTGCCACGAGGATGCTGTTGTGCTGCTGGTGGTGCGTCTGGGTGCCCAGGTGCACGTGTGTGACCACAGCGGGTGTCGCGCTTACCAGTACCTGAGGCCCAGCTCTTCGTACATGCTGCGCCGCCTACTTGGCGATCCAGGCCTGCCAGGCACCATGGAGCTAGATGTGTACAGTGGTGGAAGTGGCAGTCTTGCTGCCGGGTGCCCAGTGTAG